The following coding sequences lie in one Yoonia sp. G8-12 genomic window:
- a CDS encoding methyl-accepting chemotaxis protein, with translation MTEEPLNIAPDASEPSLERVIGPIAARLLADKVLLLFDAGTATLCATNQPAEMQLGLDTTTPIQPTFSEMLGAGNADDYWTALLADQDCTWSGTVEGALGLSMQGDIRATPCGPVDAPTHILVQLTPVATHTMTPRTGEQSPLFRSMDASVGTITFDLDGNIQSLNDRAMTAMEDYGEELVGKNHDKIWPKVVCEAEEYFDFWEKLRQGRTVEGRYKHITAVGTEVWFHCIFAPIQDASGQFTQILQCLMDVSESTYSAEKAIEQSSGLWRGLAMCEFDKERHISAINERMANILGHAPEDAIGMHDDDLCDKGFARGTLYKETWENLAEGKTQTLRIRHRGKDQSLIWLSSTLIPVMDAAGHLMKVIKVGEDITAEYEDYIDSRAMLAASEDMVGRAEFDGAGALLKANKNFQKLFRIEPEDVTRKSLKDFFSGNMANGALYRNFWDRMQEGKRVDKTDEMQTTDGETVYIKATYVPLFTPNGNFWKLALFFVDVTASKLREMKLDERMRAINLTQMMIEYTPDGTVIDVNDKFTTSFGVSKQEVLGQKVDTLYANGAKESEAYRKMWDRVTSGDSETGEFRHRDQNNEDIWLLGAYSPILDPKQNVASVILFASDITKQKLSRLENRSRLDALNQLQCVVEYDTAGNVLRANDIFLKTFGYSLREIVGQHHSMFCSPDLVQTEDYRSLWFNLGKGESYTGRVRRVARFNRDVHLSASYHPVRNIDGEVTKIINSGVEISALIALENKARESSQEIAMMIQSGTGSGTQIRREAEDLSVMTKSSQDLTQQNRTKVEKTLQDLNSASTEVLELTEIVEIVGEIAVQTNLLAFNAAIEAARAGEHGIGFSIVADEVRKLAERNGEAARGISRHVEHASGLLSSGTANANAVLEDLKTQTTTLAQNADTILAIIAESEAQTTKMAEVVQVTEKLKSAIAE, from the coding sequence ATGACAGAAGAACCCCTTAATATCGCACCAGATGCATCCGAACCGTCGCTTGAGCGTGTCATCGGGCCGATTGCGGCCCGCTTGCTGGCGGACAAAGTACTTCTTTTGTTTGATGCAGGGACCGCAACCCTGTGCGCGACAAATCAACCGGCTGAAATGCAGCTTGGGCTGGATACAACCACCCCGATCCAGCCGACATTTTCGGAAATGCTGGGCGCCGGCAACGCGGATGACTACTGGACTGCGCTGTTGGCTGACCAAGACTGCACCTGGTCTGGGACGGTTGAAGGCGCACTTGGCCTTTCGATGCAAGGCGACATTCGCGCGACACCCTGCGGCCCGGTTGATGCGCCAACACATATCCTTGTCCAACTAACACCCGTCGCGACGCACACGATGACGCCCCGGACAGGCGAACAATCCCCGCTTTTTCGCAGCATGGACGCATCTGTCGGTACGATTACCTTTGATCTGGATGGTAACATCCAATCGCTGAACGATCGCGCCATGACCGCGATGGAGGATTATGGCGAAGAACTGGTCGGCAAAAACCACGACAAGATCTGGCCAAAGGTCGTATGCGAAGCCGAGGAGTATTTTGATTTTTGGGAAAAGCTACGTCAGGGCCGCACCGTCGAGGGGCGTTACAAGCATATCACAGCGGTTGGTACAGAGGTCTGGTTTCATTGCATTTTTGCACCCATTCAAGACGCAAGCGGGCAGTTCACCCAGATCCTGCAATGCCTGATGGATGTATCTGAAAGCACCTATTCCGCTGAAAAAGCGATCGAACAAAGCAGCGGGCTTTGGCGGGGGCTGGCCATGTGTGAGTTCGACAAGGAACGGCATATTTCGGCTATCAATGAACGCATGGCCAATATTCTTGGGCATGCGCCCGAGGACGCAATCGGAATGCATGATGATGACCTGTGCGACAAGGGTTTTGCGCGCGGCACACTCTATAAGGAAACTTGGGAGAACCTTGCCGAAGGCAAGACACAGACCCTTCGAATCCGGCATCGCGGCAAGGATCAAAGTCTGATCTGGCTATCATCAACCTTGATCCCCGTTATGGATGCCGCCGGCCATCTGATGAAAGTCATCAAAGTTGGTGAAGACATCACCGCAGAATATGAAGACTACATCGACAGCCGCGCCATGCTTGCGGCATCCGAAGACATGGTCGGGCGGGCAGAATTTGACGGTGCTGGTGCTTTGCTGAAAGCAAACAAGAATTTCCAAAAATTGTTTCGCATTGAGCCGGAAGATGTCACACGAAAAAGCCTCAAAGACTTCTTTTCCGGAAATATGGCGAACGGCGCGCTCTACCGCAATTTCTGGGACCGGATGCAGGAAGGCAAGCGGGTCGACAAAACAGACGAAATGCAAACGACTGACGGCGAAACCGTCTACATCAAAGCCACTTATGTCCCGTTGTTCACGCCAAACGGAAATTTTTGGAAACTGGCCCTGTTTTTTGTCGACGTCACAGCCAGCAAATTGCGCGAGATGAAACTGGATGAGCGCATGCGCGCAATCAATCTGACCCAGATGATGATTGAATATACGCCAGACGGCACAGTGATCGACGTCAATGACAAATTTACAACCTCCTTTGGCGTGTCAAAACAAGAAGTGCTCGGACAAAAGGTCGACACACTTTATGCAAATGGCGCAAAGGAAAGCGAAGCATATCGCAAGATGTGGGACCGCGTGACCAGCGGGGACAGCGAAACAGGCGAGTTCCGGCATCGCGATCAAAATAACGAAGATATCTGGCTGCTTGGCGCGTATAGCCCCATCCTCGATCCAAAGCAAAATGTCGCGAGCGTCATTCTGTTTGCCAGCGATATTACAAAACAAAAGCTGTCCCGCCTGGAAAACCGTTCACGGCTTGACGCCCTGAATCAACTGCAATGCGTTGTAGAATATGACACAGCGGGCAACGTTTTGCGGGCAAACGATATCTTTTTGAAAACATTTGGCTATTCGCTGCGCGAAATTGTTGGGCAACACCACTCGATGTTTTGTTCGCCAGACTTGGTTCAAACCGAAGATTACCGGTCTCTTTGGTTCAATCTGGGCAAAGGCGAAAGCTATACCGGGCGTGTGCGCCGTGTCGCGCGATTTAATCGCGATGTGCATCTGTCCGCCAGCTATCATCCGGTCCGCAACATCGACGGCGAAGTCACAAAAATCATCAATTCCGGGGTCGAGATCTCAGCGTTGATTGCGCTTGAGAACAAGGCGCGCGAAAGCAGCCAGGAAATCGCGATGATGATCCAAAGTGGCACCGGGTCAGGCACCCAGATCAGACGCGAAGCAGAGGATCTGTCGGTCATGACGAAATCGTCACAAGATCTGACACAACAAAACAGAACCAAAGTCGAAAAAACGCTGCAAGACCTCAACAGTGCATCCACGGAAGTATTGGAACTCACTGAAATCGTGGAAATTGTTGGTGAGATTGCGGTGCAAACCAACCTTCTTGCATTTAATGCCGCGATTGAAGCGGCGCGCGCAGGGGAGCATGGCATAGGTTTTTCAATTGTCGCTGACGAGGTGCGCAAACTTGCTGAACGCAATGGTGAAGCCGCACGCGGGATCAGCCGCCATGTCGAACATGCCAGCGGACTACTTTCTTCCGGCACAGCAAATGCAAATGCAGTCCTGGAAGATCTAAAAACACAAACCACCACTCTTGCGCAAAACGCGGATACGATTCTGGCAATCATCGCGGAAAGT
- the gvpA gene encoding gas vesicle structural protein GvpA: MAIEKNIASASIAEVVDRILDKGIVIDAFIRISLVGIELIAIEIRAVVSSVETWLKYAEAVGLTVDPATA, encoded by the coding sequence ATGGCAATCGAAAAGAACATTGCATCGGCTTCAATCGCTGAAGTCGTGGACCGGATCCTTGATAAGGGAATCGTTATCGACGCATTCATTCGCATCTCTCTGGTCGGGATCGAACTGATCGCGATTGAAATCCGCGCTGTTGTATCCTCGGTGGAAACATGGCTGAAATACGCAGAGGCCGTTGGCCTGACGGTGGATCCGGCGACCGCGTAA
- a CDS encoding gas vesicle protein K — MTQNAPRDHADVQQTLDRIAGVTDRITIDPETVEQDLARLVLGLMAFLRQLMELQAIRRMDAGTLTAAQEEKLGTTLMKAEAAIHDLAEKFGLTPDDLSLDLGPLGKTI; from the coding sequence ATGACGCAAAATGCACCAAGGGACCACGCCGACGTTCAGCAAACCCTAGACCGGATCGCGGGCGTGACGGATCGCATCACCATTGATCCCGAGACAGTGGAACAAGACCTCGCCCGTCTTGTACTGGGTTTAATGGCGTTTCTGCGTCAGCTCATGGAATTACAGGCGATCCGCCGCATGGACGCAGGCACTTTGACGGCCGCTCAAGAAGAAAAACTGGGCACGACACTGATGAAAGCCGAGGCGGCAATTCACGATCTGGCAGAAAAATTTGGCCTGACACCGGACGATCTCTCACTTGATCTCGGGCCGTTGGGCAAAACAATCTGA
- the gvpJ gene encoding gas vesicle protein GvpJ: protein MATPEDAIRSHDTALVDVVDGLLRHGVVIRGEIWLTVADVDLVFLGLDLLLASPDKIGPKGMTR from the coding sequence ATGGCAACTCCCGAAGATGCAATCCGCTCTCACGACACGGCTTTGGTTGATGTCGTCGACGGTCTGTTGCGTCATGGGGTCGTCATCAGGGGTGAAATCTGGCTGACAGTTGCGGATGTCGATCTGGTCTTTCTGGGGCTAGATCTGCTTTTGGCATCACCTGACAAAATCGGGCCCAAGGGGATGACACGATGA
- a CDS encoding GvpL/GvpF family gas vesicle protein, producing MQCIQLHGLVQAGTGLSGAAPLHDILPCGPINALISTISRPVTPDELTPQEIADLAMRHNAILMAYCDKTTVIPMALGCVFSRKAAVVSELTMHLDRHVQNLDALHGIQEYTVQLKIIGAPKTGHVTAGSGRAFLQMQRARRTARDNLHQDQRVFAQKVLDQLHTPTVQIEASASPKPDQLFNCALLLNKTDVVHLQQIARDLHAPAAALGLDLMITGPWPPYSSAALKAPTHRAVCDGV from the coding sequence ATGCAATGCATTCAACTTCACGGTCTTGTCCAAGCCGGCACAGGCCTGTCAGGGGCAGCGCCGCTTCATGACATCCTGCCATGTGGACCGATCAACGCGCTCATCAGCACCATATCCCGGCCGGTCACACCCGATGAGCTAACCCCGCAAGAGATTGCGGATTTGGCGATGCGGCACAACGCCATTTTGATGGCCTATTGCGACAAGACCACCGTCATTCCAATGGCCCTTGGATGCGTATTTTCCCGAAAGGCAGCAGTCGTATCAGAATTGACCATGCATCTGGATAGGCATGTTCAAAACCTGGATGCCCTACATGGCATCCAGGAATATACCGTCCAATTAAAGATTATAGGGGCCCCAAAAACAGGCCATGTCACTGCCGGTTCCGGACGCGCGTTCCTACAAATGCAACGTGCGCGGCGCACCGCGCGTGACAATTTACACCAAGACCAGCGCGTGTTTGCGCAAAAGGTTCTGGATCAACTGCACACCCCAACAGTACAGATTGAAGCGTCTGCATCGCCTAAACCTGACCAACTTTTCAACTGTGCTCTTCTTTTGAATAAAACTGACGTTGTTCATTTGCAGCAAATCGCGCGTGATCTTCACGCACCGGCAGCAGCGCTTGGCCTCGACCTGATGATCACCGGGCCTTGGCCACCGTATTCGAGTGCTGCACTCAAGGCCCCTACACATCGCGCGGTCTGCGATGGCGTTTGA
- a CDS encoding GvpL/GvpF family gas vesicle protein: MTSSEIIAVLPGTLTSSVHVQLQFVPAHGYTAVLAQHPRSAIKLPLSRKDVLLTAAQRQAWLEQCMQCGTVLPFGMDSMIDQADVPALIAANRPLLDALASRFAGKVQFQVTVSWDPQGVLSKFRNSPELSGLFGEVSIAPDKLSLSVKALSERLQNQILHLLEKVASEVLQLPVTDDMLTNSVVLVETSRLAELDQTIEAIDAIWTEGLRIKQIGPAPAASFASLAPRKITARDIEIALETIGSRPHDTQQDIARARRDALLQSPLAAADIKRSAEIIDAAFRVGTNNQAFFLCTAISDGQAAFVTQRKVA, from the coding sequence ATGACATCATCCGAGATCATCGCGGTGCTACCGGGCACGTTAACGTCATCTGTGCATGTGCAGCTGCAATTTGTGCCCGCACATGGCTATACGGCTGTCCTTGCCCAACACCCGCGTTCTGCAATCAAATTACCACTTTCGCGCAAAGATGTGCTGCTGACAGCCGCGCAACGGCAGGCATGGCTGGAACAGTGCATGCAGTGTGGAACAGTCCTGCCTTTTGGGATGGATTCCATGATCGATCAAGCAGACGTGCCCGCGCTTATCGCTGCTAATCGTCCACTTCTTGACGCCCTCGCCAGTCGTTTTGCGGGCAAGGTGCAGTTTCAGGTCACAGTCAGCTGGGACCCCCAAGGCGTTCTAAGCAAATTTCGCAACTCTCCGGAGTTATCAGGTCTTTTTGGCGAAGTCAGCATTGCGCCGGACAAGCTGTCTCTTAGCGTGAAAGCGCTTTCTGAGCGGCTGCAGAACCAGATTCTGCACTTGCTCGAAAAGGTTGCATCTGAAGTCTTACAGCTGCCTGTCACAGACGACATGCTGACAAATAGTGTTGTTCTTGTCGAAACATCTCGCCTCGCAGAGCTTGACCAAACGATCGAAGCGATTGATGCAATCTGGACAGAAGGTCTGCGGATCAAGCAGATCGGCCCGGCGCCTGCGGCTTCCTTTGCAAGCCTCGCACCTCGCAAGATCACCGCGCGGGATATAGAAATTGCTTTGGAAACAATTGGTTCACGTCCGCATGACACCCAGCAAGATATTGCACGGGCGCGTCGCGATGCGCTTTTGCAGTCACCTTTGGCAGCGGCAGACATCAAGCGCAGTGCCGAAATTATTGATGCAGCATTCAGAGTTGGCACGAATAATCAGGCGTTCTTTCTTTGTACGGCTATATCGGATGGACAGGCAGCCTTTGTCACCCAAAGAAAGGTCGCCTAG
- a CDS encoding gas vesicle protein GvpG, with the protein MGLLRTLLTLPIKGPVDGTLWVARKIEEAADKELNDPAALRKSLAALETQLLAGAITEEEYDEAETHLLLRIKGQT; encoded by the coding sequence ATGGGTTTGCTGAGAACGTTGCTAACCCTACCCATTAAGGGACCGGTCGATGGCACCCTTTGGGTCGCGCGCAAGATCGAGGAGGCCGCAGACAAAGAACTGAACGATCCCGCTGCGCTGCGCAAATCGCTCGCGGCACTGGAAACACAACTGCTGGCAGGCGCGATCACTGAAGAGGAATATGATGAAGCCGAGACACATCTGTTGCTGCGTATCAAAGGCCAAACATGA
- a CDS encoding gas vesicle protein, producing MAYDIQSPAQGDGLADVLERILNKGVVIAGDVSVSLVGIELLTIRLRLLIATVDKAKEMGINWWENDPRLSAQADTLEAQNTALLDRIDRLEAALATQTKEGSVADDHAKTSIV from the coding sequence ATGGCGTATGATATCCAAAGCCCCGCACAAGGCGACGGACTTGCCGATGTGCTAGAACGCATCCTTAACAAGGGTGTCGTTATTGCCGGTGACGTGTCTGTTTCGCTTGTCGGAATTGAGCTGCTCACCATCCGGTTGCGGCTGTTAATCGCCACCGTCGACAAGGCCAAGGAGATGGGAATTAACTGGTGGGAAAACGACCCGCGATTGTCCGCGCAGGCGGACACGTTAGAGGCGCAGAACACTGCACTTTTGGACCGGATCGACAGATTAGAAGCAGCACTAGCAACCCAAACCAAGGAAGGGTCCGTCGCAGATGACCATGCCAAAACAAGCATTGTTTGA
- the gvpO gene encoding gas vesicle protein GvpO: MADDPALQCERPQAVQKALTMLDAIDAAKAAIGAMTGQQIDAIVQCTRADAGEWTVAIDVVESFARMGDNDLLTTYQVQLNADADLINFNRLRRYHREDQEG, encoded by the coding sequence ATGGCGGATGATCCAGCACTCCAGTGCGAACGCCCCCAAGCGGTTCAAAAGGCGCTGACCATGCTTGACGCGATCGACGCGGCCAAGGCGGCTATCGGTGCCATGACCGGCCAACAGATTGATGCAATCGTGCAATGCACCCGGGCAGATGCGGGAGAATGGACAGTCGCCATCGACGTTGTCGAAAGCTTTGCCCGCATGGGCGACAATGATCTGCTAACGACATATCAGGTCCAGCTGAATGCCGATGCAGATCTTATCAACTTCAACAGATTACGCCGTTATCATCGCGAGGATCAGGAAGGCTGA
- a CDS encoding AAA family ATPase: protein MTKHLPSLDETRPVSLLDADEPPHNPWTGLHTKRRFFENDEVAALLHRGLFYARAGVPLHFRGTAGRGKTAVALEIANRLGRPVSVMTGNDWLDIEDMVGKQVGQSTHAVVDKYIQRVRRSEETTRYDWENAILADAMLKGHTLVYDEFTRSNAKANGILLSVLEEGILVAADPLADSPRIHAHPNFRIILTSNPHDYAGVNGSPDALLDRMVTFEMSRYSFETESGIVAARTGVPLTLARRMVRLVGDLTPDDQTCSMRACILIAQIAAMRLRTATLSDALLAQISADVLSGRGIAVTTGQIAKYLDQRPQEEKSI from the coding sequence TTGACTAAACACTTACCATCATTGGACGAAACGCGACCGGTGTCATTGCTGGATGCTGATGAACCGCCGCATAACCCATGGACGGGGCTGCACACCAAGAGGCGGTTTTTCGAGAATGATGAAGTCGCAGCGCTGTTGCACCGCGGCTTGTTCTACGCCCGTGCCGGTGTCCCGCTTCATTTTCGTGGAACGGCCGGTCGCGGCAAGACCGCCGTTGCCCTCGAGATTGCAAATCGGCTTGGACGCCCTGTCAGTGTCATGACCGGGAATGATTGGCTCGACATCGAAGACATGGTTGGAAAACAAGTAGGGCAATCAACACATGCGGTCGTTGATAAATACATACAAAGGGTGCGCAGAAGCGAGGAAACGACCCGATATGACTGGGAAAACGCAATCCTCGCAGATGCGATGCTCAAAGGACATACGCTCGTTTATGATGAATTCACGCGCTCCAATGCAAAGGCAAACGGCATCCTGCTGAGCGTTCTGGAAGAGGGTATCTTGGTCGCGGCAGACCCGCTTGCCGACAGCCCCCGCATTCACGCGCATCCCAACTTCAGGATTATCCTTACGTCAAACCCCCACGACTATGCCGGGGTAAACGGATCGCCCGACGCTTTGCTTGACCGCATGGTCACGTTTGAGATGTCGCGCTACTCTTTTGAAACAGAAAGCGGGATCGTTGCGGCGCGAACCGGTGTTCCGCTTACCTTAGCAAGACGCATGGTGCGTCTGGTCGGCGATCTGACGCCAGACGATCAAACCTGTTCGATGCGCGCCTGCATTTTGATCGCGCAGATTGCGGCAATGCGGTTACGCACGGCAACTCTGTCTGATGCGCTCTTGGCTCAAATATCGGCTGATGTCCTTAGCGGCCGCGGCATTGCGGTCACGACTGGGCAGATCGCAAAATACCTTGATCAGCGCCCTCAAGAGGAGAAATCCATATGA
- the pcl gene encoding 4-coumarate--CoA ligase, which yields MTKHHLSRDAIRRVLLSLITVRQDALIKQGALGQGQSLAFQTMGYTHADIDSIEIDEASLGFDSLSRLDLVLAVNQFFQLHTTGVEDYLLIRRKIGDWVDLVEQHFDIVTQNAQIAFQTSGSTAEPKTIIHGFQTLQTEIYALLSGPVGQRPRSARIISLVPPHHMYGFLFSCLLPSMTGNETISLYQQTPTRCFTLARDGDLVIATPFIWNKLAQSALQFPPGVTGITSAAPSTPETWSVLDKTNLSGLIEVYGATETGGIGLRSARDSAFELLPHLDAAHKEIFPINGEGMPLDIQDDLAWVGPRHFEVTGRIDKMVQVAGVNVSPAHVARVISSIACVKEAKVRMNGDRLQALIVPTAANEPTDVVAKRVREHIVRSLPAPARPATITFATSLPVTDMGKVMDWT from the coding sequence ATGACGAAACACCATCTGTCGAGAGATGCCATTCGGCGCGTACTGCTGAGCCTGATAACCGTCCGGCAAGACGCGCTGATCAAACAAGGGGCGCTTGGCCAAGGTCAGTCGCTCGCGTTCCAAACGATGGGATACACCCACGCAGACATCGACAGTATCGAGATTGACGAAGCTTCTTTGGGGTTTGATAGTCTGTCCAGACTGGATCTTGTCTTGGCTGTGAACCAGTTTTTTCAATTACATACGACAGGCGTTGAAGATTATCTCCTCATTAGGCGAAAAATAGGTGACTGGGTAGATCTGGTCGAGCAGCACTTTGACATAGTCACACAAAATGCACAGATCGCATTTCAGACGTCGGGATCCACAGCAGAACCAAAAACCATCATTCATGGTTTTCAGACACTACAAACCGAGATTTATGCATTGCTGTCCGGTCCTGTTGGTCAACGCCCCAGGAGCGCGCGCATTATTTCTTTAGTGCCGCCGCACCATATGTATGGGTTTTTGTTTTCCTGTCTTCTTCCAAGCATGACAGGCAATGAAACGATCTCTCTGTATCAACAAACGCCAACGCGCTGCTTTACTCTCGCAAGAGACGGTGATCTCGTAATTGCGACACCGTTCATTTGGAACAAGCTTGCACAATCAGCGCTCCAATTTCCGCCCGGCGTCACCGGTATTACCTCGGCAGCCCCGTCAACCCCAGAAACCTGGTCTGTGCTGGACAAGACCAATTTATCCGGCCTGATCGAGGTTTATGGTGCCACGGAAACGGGGGGCATTGGATTGCGGTCAGCGCGTGATAGCGCTTTTGAGCTGTTGCCGCATCTTGACGCGGCACATAAAGAAATCTTCCCGATAAATGGTGAAGGGATGCCGCTTGATATCCAAGACGATCTTGCATGGGTAGGGCCGCGGCATTTCGAGGTCACGGGTCGCATTGATAAGATGGTGCAAGTCGCTGGCGTGAATGTATCGCCCGCACATGTGGCCCGCGTGATCAGCAGCATCGCATGCGTAAAAGAAGCAAAAGTTCGGATGAATGGAGACAGGCTCCAAGCCCTGATTGTGCCGACAGCGGCAAATGAACCGACGGACGTGGTTGCTAAACGCGTGCGCGAGCACATTGTGCGCAGCCTCCCGGCTCCGGCGCGGCCCGCTACAATTACTTTTGCCACATCTCTGCCCGTTACAGACATGGGTAAGGTCATGGACTGGACTTAA
- the pyp gene encoding photoactive yellow protein — protein MEIIPFGSQDLDNILNREPQRAEYLPFGAVMLDRNGRIVKYNKAEGLISSRTPEDMIGKDFFNDVAPCAKGKRFHGEFLKFHRTGQLNVMFDYKFAYKGADVGVKIHLKAQPDGQNCWMFVKRT, from the coding sequence ATGGAAATCATCCCCTTCGGCAGTCAAGACCTTGATAACATCCTCAATCGCGAACCCCAGCGCGCGGAATACCTGCCATTCGGTGCGGTTATGTTGGACCGTAATGGCCGCATCGTGAAATACAACAAAGCAGAAGGTCTTATCTCAAGCCGGACACCTGAAGATATGATCGGCAAAGACTTCTTCAACGATGTTGCCCCTTGTGCCAAGGGCAAGCGGTTTCATGGCGAGTTTCTGAAATTTCATCGCACGGGACAACTCAATGTCATGTTTGACTATAAATTCGCCTATAAAGGTGCAGATGTTGGCGTCAAAATCCATCTCAAGGCACAACCGGACGGCCAGAATTGCTGGATGTTTGTGAAGCGTACCTAA
- a CDS encoding DUF4212 domain-containing protein, whose translation MSEQPDPNAYWTANLRIIKYSLIIWAIVPFGFGILFRPLLSGIQIGGTDLGFWVAQQGSILVFLAIIFFYAWRMNKLDREHGVEE comes from the coding sequence ATGAGTGAACAACCGGACCCAAACGCATATTGGACGGCCAATCTGCGCATCATCAAGTATAGCCTGATCATCTGGGCCATCGTGCCATTCGGTTTCGGCATTCTGTTCCGGCCTTTGCTGTCCGGTATTCAGATCGGCGGCACTGACCTTGGTTTCTGGGTGGCCCAACAGGGGTCTATCCTTGTGTTTCTTGCGATCATCTTTTTCTACGCGTGGCGTATGAACAAGCTGGACCGCGAACACGGTGTGGAGGAATAA